From the Carya illinoinensis cultivar Pawnee chromosome 4, C.illinoinensisPawnee_v1, whole genome shotgun sequence genome, one window contains:
- the LOC122307788 gene encoding putative transcription factor bHLH041 isoform X2 produces the protein MDNTFLLDEAGRVDFFRLIMHSIGNSYICLWSYLRHPFNLCFLDGFFYEENNQPSSSSGSKARRLFDEYRQAAFIVENERAPGIAFKNSLPYVEIQELELQKLASTEAQRQFYQEARIKTAIFMGCRSGEIEIGFVNVSQVDIEKEMRSLFPGDFSPQICPIREPFWRPDQNPPSSSSSISLTSPSTDSAEYSSLLFNIPSNAHIPETPIEIPSFHQMPTSPSPYQEAMQAFARARNIPFPAPETENAAVARAFLAVLSSTPTSSLSHQPQQNNLPYNHRVISKPSAFKSYVSALRPTTQRRANLGRQSMLKKSIAFVRSLNSLRVQDQRLQATRPTSTHQLHHMISERKRREKLNESFQALRSLLPSGTRKDKASLLTTTRDYLSSLKAQIAELTRRNQLLMAQLLPAKEAINVEETSFSNERLGIRIIPHVLDSTIEEPIVELRVTVRGECPMKDMLIRILGFLKQVENVSLVSMESSTGQMLEFISSSRISLTLKIEENELWDEAVFLEAVRRVIADLAP, from the exons ATGGACAACACCTTCCTGCTCGATGAAGCCGGCCGTGTTGATTTCTTCCGGTTGATAATGCACTCTATTGGCAATTCTTACATTTGCCTTTGGTCATATCTTCGTCACccatttaa TTTATGCTTCCTGGATGGATTCTTTTACGAAGAGAACAATCAACCTAGCTCTTCTTCAGGAAGTAAAGCTCGGAGGCTTTTTGACGAGTACCGGCAAGCAGCTTTCATCGTCGAAAATGA ACGCGCTCCAGGAATTGCTTTCAAGAATAGTCTTCCGTATGTAGAAATCCAAGAATTGGAGCTTCAGAAACTGGCATCAACCGAAGCACAACGACAATTCTATCAG GAAGCAAGGATTAAG ACGGCAATTTTTATGGGGTGTAGGAGTGGAGAGATTGAGATAGGCTTTGTCAATGTGTCTCAG GTTGACATTGAGAAGGAAATGAGGAGTTTGTTTCCAGGGGATTTCTCTCCACAAATTTGTCCAATTAGAGAGCCTTTTTGGCGTCCAGATCAAAATCCACCTTCATCCTCTTCATCAATATCCTTGACATCACCATCAACGGATAGCGCCGAGTACTCATCCCTCCTGTTcaacattccaagcaatgcccaCATTCCAGAAAcaccaatagaaattccttcaTTCCATCAAATGCCAACATCACCTAGTCCATACCAAGAAGCCATGCAAGCATTTGCACGAGCCCGAAACATTCCGTTCCCAGCTCCAGAGACTGAAAATGCTGCAGTGGCAAGAGCCTTCCTCGCCGTTCTATCTTCAACTCCTACTTCGTCATTATCCCATCAACCCCAGCAAAATAATTTGCCCTATAATCATAGGGTAATCTCAAAACCTAGTGCCTTCAAGAGTTATGTATCCGCTTTAAGACCAACGACCCAGAGGAGAGCGAATCTCGGCAGGCAAAGCATGCTCAAAAAATCAATTGCATTCGTCAGGAGCTTAAATTCTCTGAGAGTTCAAGATCAACGTTTGCAAGCAACCCGCCCCACAAGCACTCATCAGCTGCACCATATGATTTCGGAGCGCAAGAGGCGGGAGAAACTCAATGAAAGCTTTCAGGCATTGAGATCACTTCTTCCTTCAGGAACTAGG AAAGACAAAGCATCGCTGCTTACTACAACAAGGGATTACTTGAGTTCTTTGAAAGCCCAAATTGCAGAGCTTACTCGAAGAAACCAGCTTTTGATGGCGCAGCTTTTGCCTGCCAAAGAAGCCATTAATGTAGAGGAGACTAGTTTCTCGAACGAAAGACTCGGCATTCGGATCATTCCACACGTCTTGGATTCAACCATAGAAGAGCCCATAGTTGAGTTGCGAGTGACTGTAAGAGGTGAATGTCCAATGAAGGATATGTTGATTCGCATTTTGGGATTCCTGAAGCAGGTTGAGAACGTAAGCTTGGTTTCCATGGAGAGCAGTACCGGCCAGATGTTGGAATTCATCTCTTCTAGTCGCATAAGCTTGACATTAAAAATTGAg GAGAACGAATTATGGGACGAGGCTGTCTTCCTGGAAGCAGTGAGAAGGGTTATTGCTGACTTGGCACCATGA
- the LOC122307788 gene encoding putative transcription factor bHLH041 isoform X1 produces the protein MDNTFLLDEAGRVDFFRLIMHSIGNSYICLWSYLRHPFNSLCFLDGFFYEENNQPSSSSGSKARRLFDEYRQAAFIVENERAPGIAFKNSLPYVEIQELELQKLASTEAQRQFYQEARIKTAIFMGCRSGEIEIGFVNVSQVDIEKEMRSLFPGDFSPQICPIREPFWRPDQNPPSSSSSISLTSPSTDSAEYSSLLFNIPSNAHIPETPIEIPSFHQMPTSPSPYQEAMQAFARARNIPFPAPETENAAVARAFLAVLSSTPTSSLSHQPQQNNLPYNHRVISKPSAFKSYVSALRPTTQRRANLGRQSMLKKSIAFVRSLNSLRVQDQRLQATRPTSTHQLHHMISERKRREKLNESFQALRSLLPSGTRKDKASLLTTTRDYLSSLKAQIAELTRRNQLLMAQLLPAKEAINVEETSFSNERLGIRIIPHVLDSTIEEPIVELRVTVRGECPMKDMLIRILGFLKQVENVSLVSMESSTGQMLEFISSSRISLTLKIEENELWDEAVFLEAVRRVIADLAP, from the exons ATGGACAACACCTTCCTGCTCGATGAAGCCGGCCGTGTTGATTTCTTCCGGTTGATAATGCACTCTATTGGCAATTCTTACATTTGCCTTTGGTCATATCTTCGTCACccatttaa CAGTTTATGCTTCCTGGATGGATTCTTTTACGAAGAGAACAATCAACCTAGCTCTTCTTCAGGAAGTAAAGCTCGGAGGCTTTTTGACGAGTACCGGCAAGCAGCTTTCATCGTCGAAAATGA ACGCGCTCCAGGAATTGCTTTCAAGAATAGTCTTCCGTATGTAGAAATCCAAGAATTGGAGCTTCAGAAACTGGCATCAACCGAAGCACAACGACAATTCTATCAG GAAGCAAGGATTAAG ACGGCAATTTTTATGGGGTGTAGGAGTGGAGAGATTGAGATAGGCTTTGTCAATGTGTCTCAG GTTGACATTGAGAAGGAAATGAGGAGTTTGTTTCCAGGGGATTTCTCTCCACAAATTTGTCCAATTAGAGAGCCTTTTTGGCGTCCAGATCAAAATCCACCTTCATCCTCTTCATCAATATCCTTGACATCACCATCAACGGATAGCGCCGAGTACTCATCCCTCCTGTTcaacattccaagcaatgcccaCATTCCAGAAAcaccaatagaaattccttcaTTCCATCAAATGCCAACATCACCTAGTCCATACCAAGAAGCCATGCAAGCATTTGCACGAGCCCGAAACATTCCGTTCCCAGCTCCAGAGACTGAAAATGCTGCAGTGGCAAGAGCCTTCCTCGCCGTTCTATCTTCAACTCCTACTTCGTCATTATCCCATCAACCCCAGCAAAATAATTTGCCCTATAATCATAGGGTAATCTCAAAACCTAGTGCCTTCAAGAGTTATGTATCCGCTTTAAGACCAACGACCCAGAGGAGAGCGAATCTCGGCAGGCAAAGCATGCTCAAAAAATCAATTGCATTCGTCAGGAGCTTAAATTCTCTGAGAGTTCAAGATCAACGTTTGCAAGCAACCCGCCCCACAAGCACTCATCAGCTGCACCATATGATTTCGGAGCGCAAGAGGCGGGAGAAACTCAATGAAAGCTTTCAGGCATTGAGATCACTTCTTCCTTCAGGAACTAGG AAAGACAAAGCATCGCTGCTTACTACAACAAGGGATTACTTGAGTTCTTTGAAAGCCCAAATTGCAGAGCTTACTCGAAGAAACCAGCTTTTGATGGCGCAGCTTTTGCCTGCCAAAGAAGCCATTAATGTAGAGGAGACTAGTTTCTCGAACGAAAGACTCGGCATTCGGATCATTCCACACGTCTTGGATTCAACCATAGAAGAGCCCATAGTTGAGTTGCGAGTGACTGTAAGAGGTGAATGTCCAATGAAGGATATGTTGATTCGCATTTTGGGATTCCTGAAGCAGGTTGAGAACGTAAGCTTGGTTTCCATGGAGAGCAGTACCGGCCAGATGTTGGAATTCATCTCTTCTAGTCGCATAAGCTTGACATTAAAAATTGAg GAGAACGAATTATGGGACGAGGCTGTCTTCCTGGAAGCAGTGAGAAGGGTTATTGCTGACTTGGCACCATGA